One window from the genome of Nicotiana tomentosiformis chromosome 5, ASM39032v3, whole genome shotgun sequence encodes:
- the LOC104095373 gene encoding elongator complex protein 1 isoform X2 gives MKNLKILKEQLLKLQLNSEDEVISFAAFDVEHNRLFLASSSNFIYSLLLPSPHNAGAWNSLSDNLIDLEPGDFITSMDYLMEKEALIIGTSYGLLLLYTADDNTTEIVGRVEGGVKCISPSPDGDILGVVTGFGQILMMTPDWDVLYEMALDDLPEDIDVHEHTYSSNYSLESSISWRGDGKYFATLSRVSNSHLSHKKLKIWERDSGALHSVSESKPFMGSTLDWMPSGAKIAAVYDRKEDRKCPSIVFFERNGLERSSFCLNVEVDATVEFVKWNCNSDLLAAVVRGEKYDSLRIWFLSNNHWYLKQEIRYMKDDRVRFMWDPIKPQELISWTVGGLITTYNFVWITAVMNNSVALVIDDSKILITPLSLSLIPPPMYLFCLNFPSAIQSMAFCSKSSIHNLAASLSDGRLCVVELPAIECWEELEGKQFDVEAASFDSGYKYFIHLAWLDSHKLLGVSHSQISNSAIKESSKDELSIYCLQEIELACSEDRIPSSVTCSGWHAKVLNRLTLEGTVIGIVPDQGNGCSAYVQFNGGKVFEYALKVADVRGLHRKRDDTSFSSSCPWMDLVQIGDCLSQKALLFGLDDSGSLLVGERTLCNNCSSFSFYSNSADHTVTHLILATKQDLLFIIDISDILKGELEVKYGNFLAVFKHKKGEDERNYIQIWERGAKIVGVLHGDESAIILQTVRGNLECIYPRKLVLASIINALIQERYKDALFMVRRHRIDFNVIIDHCGWQNFVQSAAEFVKQVNNLSYITEFVCSIKNENIMETLYKNYRSLPHDNEAKVVEHGDLESSHGNSKIHSVLLAIRKALEEHVAESPARELCILTTLARSDPPALEKALERIKIIREKELSGSDDLRRELYPSAEEALKHLLWLSDSEAVFEAALGLYDLNLAAIVALNSQKDPKEFLPYLQELENLPIVLMQYNIDLRLQRFETALQHIVSAGDAYFEDCIILMKKNPQLFPSGLQLVTDSVKRNQVLEAWGDHLSSRKCFEDAATTYLCCSCLDKALKAYRECGNWGGVLTVAGLIKLGKEELLQLAHELCEELQALGKPGDAAKIALDYCADVNAGTCFLVSAREWEEALRTAFLHRRDDLVQEVRTASLECASSLVGEYEEGLEKVGKYLARYLAVRQRRLLLAAKLQSDERSINELDDDTASETSSNFSGMSAYTLGTRKGSAASIKSSASTKARDMRRQRNRGKIRAGSPGEEIALVEHLTGMSLTTGAKRELKSLLICLVMLGKEDIARKLQHVATNFQLSQMAAVKLADEAMSNDRINEHFYVLENYIPKIKEEMPHSELFSWQSKVLI, from the exons ATGAAGAATTTGAAGATATTGAAGGAGCAATTGTTGAAGCTTCAGTTAAATTCCGAGGATGAAGTTATCAGCTTCGCTGCATTTGACGTGGAGCACAATCGCCTCTTCTTAGCTTCCTCTTCCAACTTCATATACAGTTTACTTCTACCTTCTCCTCAT AATGCAGGAGCGTGGAATTCCTTATCAGATAACCTTATTGATTTGGAGCCTGGGGATTTCATTACTTCCATGGATTATCTAATGGAAAAAGAAGCATTGATTATTGGGACTTCGTATGGTCTTCTATTGCTATATACTGCGGATGATAATACGACAGAAATTGTTGGCCGAGTGGAGGGTGGAGTTAAGTGTATATCACCTAGTCCAGATGGAGATATTCTTGGTGTAGTTACTGGTTTTGGACAAATTCTCATGATGACACCAGACTGGGATGTTTTATATGAGATGGCACTGGATGATCTGCCTGAAGATATTGACGTAC ATGAACATACTTACTCTTCCAATTATTCGTTGGAGAGCTCAATTTCATGGAGAGGTGATGGCAAATACTTTGCAACGTTAAGCAGGGTGAGTAATTCTCATCTCTCCCATAAGAAGCTTAAAATCTGGGAACGGGACTCAGGGGCACTCCATTCTGTTTCAGAGTCAAAGCCTTTCATGGGGTCAACTTTGGATTGGATGCCCAGTGGAGCCAAAATTGCTGCAGTTTATGACCGAAAGGAAGATAGAAAATGCCCATCTATAGTTTTCTTTGAGAGGAATGGATTAGAAAGAAGCTCATTTTGCCTCAATGTAGAAGTTGATGCTACTGTAGAATTTGTGAAGTGGAATTGTAACTCAGACCTTCTAGCTGCTGTGGTCAGAGGTGAAAAGTACGACTCTCTGAGGATCTGGTTCTTAAGTAACAATCACTGGTACTTAAAGCAAGAAATCAGGTACATGAAGGATGATAGAGTCAGATTCATGTGGGATCCGATAAAGCCTCAAGAGTTGATTTCTTGGACTGTTGGTGGGCTTATCACAACCTACAACTTTGTCTGGATTACAGCTGTCATGAATAACTCAGTGGCACTTGTAATTGATGACTCCAAGATACTAATAACCCCTCTTTCTTTATCTCTCATCCCACCACCTATGTACCTCTTTTGTTTGAATTTTCCCTCTGCCATTCAGAGTATGGCATTTTGCTCTAAAAGTTCTATACATAACCTCGCTGCATCCTTGTCAGATGGCAGATTATGTGTTGTAGAGCTTCCTGCAATTGAGTGTTGGGAGGAGCTAGAAGGTAAACAATTTGATGTTGAGGCTGCTTCTTTTGATTCAGGATATAAATATTTCATTCACCTTGCATGGTTGGATTCACATAAGCTTCTTGGTGTTAGCCATAGTCAAATTAGCAACTCAGCAATAAAAGAGTCCTCTAAGGATGAGCTTTCTATATATTGCCTCCAAGAAATTGAGCTTGCGTGTTCTGAAGATCGTATTCCTAGTTCAGTGACATGCTCTGGTTGGCATGCTAAAGTTTTGAATAGATTAACTCTTGAAGGTACAGTAATTGGTATAGTCCCCGACCAGGGAAATGGCTGCTCGGCGTATGTTCAGTTTAACGGTGGAAAAGTGTTTGAGTATGCTCTGAAGGTGGCTGATGTCAGAGGGCTTCATCGGAAACGTGATGATACGAGTTTTTCTTCATCTTGCCCCTGGATGGATCTTGTGCAAATTGGAGACTGTTTGTCGCAGAAAGCTTTGCTATTTGGTCTCGATGACAGTGGTAGTTTGCTCGTTGGTGAACGGACATTGTGCAACAATTGCAGCAGTTTTTCTTTCTACTCGAATTCTGCTGATCACACTGTCACCCATTTGATTCTTGCAACTAAGCAGGATTTACTGTTTATTATTGATATTAGTGATATCCTGAAAGGAGAACTGGAGGTTAAGTATGGGAACTTCCTGGCAGTTTTCAAGCACAAAAAAGGAGAAGATGAAAGAAACTATATTCAAATATGGGAAAGAGGTGCCAAAATTGTAGGTGTTCTTCACGGGGACGAATCTGCTATCATACTTCAAACAGTTCGAGGGAATCTTGAGTGCATCTACCCCAGAAAATTGGTCCTCGCTTCAATAATTAATGCTTTGATCCAGGAGCGCTACAAAGATGCATTGTTCATGGTAAGAAGGCACAGAATTGATTTCAATGTTATAATTGACCATTGTGGTTGGCAAAACTTTGTTCAGTCAGCTGCTGAGTTTGTCAAGCAGGTGAATAATCTAAGTTATATAACTGAATTTGTCTGTTCAATAAAGAATGAAAATATCATGGAGACACTGTACAAAAACTATAGATCCCTACCTCATGACAATGAAGCTAAAGTTGTAGAACATGGAGACCTCGAGAGTTCTCATGGCAATAGCAAGATCCATTCTGTCCTACTGGCCATAAGGAAGGCTCTGGAGGAGCATGTAGCGGAAAGTCCCGCTAGGGAACTCTGCATTCTGACCACTTTAGCTCGAAGTGACCCTCCAGCTCTTGAAAAAGCTTTAGAGAGAATAAAAATTATCCGAGAAAAGGAATTATCGGGTTCAGATGACCTGAGAAGGGAACTCTACCCTTCTGCTGAGGAAGCTTTAAAGCATCTTTTGTGGTTGTCAGACTCAGAGGCAGTTTTTGAAGCTGCGTTAGGACTTTATGATTTGAACCTTGCAGCTATCGTCGCCTTGAATTCGCAGAAGGATCCAAAAGAATTTCTTCCCTATCTACAAGAACTAGAAAACTTGCCAATAGTGTTGATGCAATACAATATAGACCTTAGATTGCAGAGGTTCGAGACTGCGCTTCAACACATTGTTTCTGCAGGAGATGCTTACTTTGAGGATTGTATAATCCTCATGAAGAAAAATCCCCAACTTTTCCCCTCGGGACTCCAATTAGTTACCGACTCTGTCAAGAGAAACCAAGTACTTGAAGCCTGGGGAGATCATCTTAGTTCCCGAAAATGCTTCGAGGATGCTGCTACAACTTATTTGTGTTGTTCTTGTTTGGATAAAGCTTTGAAGGCTTATCGTGAGTGTGGTAATTGGGGTGGGGTTCTGACGGTAGCTGGTCTCATTAAACTTGGGAAGGAGGAATTGTTGCAACTAGCACATGAGCTTTGTGAGGAACTCCAAGCACTTGGTAAACCAGGGGATGCTGCAAAAATAGCTTTGGATTATTGCGCAGATGTTAATGCTGGTACTTGTTTCTTGGTCAGTGCAAGGGAATGGGAAGAAGCTCTGaggactgcatttcttcacagGAGAGATGACTTGGTCCAGGAAGTAAGGACTGCATCACTTGAGTGTGCCAGCTCATTGGTTGGTGAATATGAGGAAGGGTTGGAGAAAGTGGGGAAGTACTTGGCTCGCTATTTAGCGGTTCGACAACGGAGATTATTACTTGCTGCCAAGCTACAGTCAGATGAGCGATCAATAAATGAACTTGATGATGATACTGCGTCTGAAACTAGTAGCAATTTCAGTGGAATGAGTGCATACACCTTGGG GACAAGAAAGGGATCAGCTGCATCTATCAAATCCAGTGCTAGTACAAAAGCGAGAGACATGAGACGTCAACGGAATAGAGGGAAAATACGTGCTGGCAG TCCTGGTGAGGAGATTGCTTTGGTAGAGCATTTAACGGGGATGTCTCTGACTACTGGAGCTAAGCGCGAGCTTAAATCTCTCTTGATATGCCTTGTGATGCTGGGAAAGGAAGATATTGCTAGGAAGTTGCAACATGTTGCTACAAATTTTCAACTG
- the LOC104095373 gene encoding elongator complex protein 1 isoform X1, with product MKNLKILKEQLLKLQLNSEDEVISFAAFDVEHNRLFLASSSNFIYSLLLPSPHQNAGAWNSLSDNLIDLEPGDFITSMDYLMEKEALIIGTSYGLLLLYTADDNTTEIVGRVEGGVKCISPSPDGDILGVVTGFGQILMMTPDWDVLYEMALDDLPEDIDVHEHTYSSNYSLESSISWRGDGKYFATLSRVSNSHLSHKKLKIWERDSGALHSVSESKPFMGSTLDWMPSGAKIAAVYDRKEDRKCPSIVFFERNGLERSSFCLNVEVDATVEFVKWNCNSDLLAAVVRGEKYDSLRIWFLSNNHWYLKQEIRYMKDDRVRFMWDPIKPQELISWTVGGLITTYNFVWITAVMNNSVALVIDDSKILITPLSLSLIPPPMYLFCLNFPSAIQSMAFCSKSSIHNLAASLSDGRLCVVELPAIECWEELEGKQFDVEAASFDSGYKYFIHLAWLDSHKLLGVSHSQISNSAIKESSKDELSIYCLQEIELACSEDRIPSSVTCSGWHAKVLNRLTLEGTVIGIVPDQGNGCSAYVQFNGGKVFEYALKVADVRGLHRKRDDTSFSSSCPWMDLVQIGDCLSQKALLFGLDDSGSLLVGERTLCNNCSSFSFYSNSADHTVTHLILATKQDLLFIIDISDILKGELEVKYGNFLAVFKHKKGEDERNYIQIWERGAKIVGVLHGDESAIILQTVRGNLECIYPRKLVLASIINALIQERYKDALFMVRRHRIDFNVIIDHCGWQNFVQSAAEFVKQVNNLSYITEFVCSIKNENIMETLYKNYRSLPHDNEAKVVEHGDLESSHGNSKIHSVLLAIRKALEEHVAESPARELCILTTLARSDPPALEKALERIKIIREKELSGSDDLRRELYPSAEEALKHLLWLSDSEAVFEAALGLYDLNLAAIVALNSQKDPKEFLPYLQELENLPIVLMQYNIDLRLQRFETALQHIVSAGDAYFEDCIILMKKNPQLFPSGLQLVTDSVKRNQVLEAWGDHLSSRKCFEDAATTYLCCSCLDKALKAYRECGNWGGVLTVAGLIKLGKEELLQLAHELCEELQALGKPGDAAKIALDYCADVNAGTCFLVSAREWEEALRTAFLHRRDDLVQEVRTASLECASSLVGEYEEGLEKVGKYLARYLAVRQRRLLLAAKLQSDERSINELDDDTASETSSNFSGMSAYTLGTRKGSAASIKSSASTKARDMRRQRNRGKIRAGSPGEEIALVEHLTGMSLTTGAKRELKSLLICLVMLGKEDIARKLQHVATNFQLSQMAAVKLADEAMSNDRINEHFYVLENYIPKIKEEMPHSELFSWQSKVLI from the exons ATGAAGAATTTGAAGATATTGAAGGAGCAATTGTTGAAGCTTCAGTTAAATTCCGAGGATGAAGTTATCAGCTTCGCTGCATTTGACGTGGAGCACAATCGCCTCTTCTTAGCTTCCTCTTCCAACTTCATATACAGTTTACTTCTACCTTCTCCTCAT CAGAATGCAGGAGCGTGGAATTCCTTATCAGATAACCTTATTGATTTGGAGCCTGGGGATTTCATTACTTCCATGGATTATCTAATGGAAAAAGAAGCATTGATTATTGGGACTTCGTATGGTCTTCTATTGCTATATACTGCGGATGATAATACGACAGAAATTGTTGGCCGAGTGGAGGGTGGAGTTAAGTGTATATCACCTAGTCCAGATGGAGATATTCTTGGTGTAGTTACTGGTTTTGGACAAATTCTCATGATGACACCAGACTGGGATGTTTTATATGAGATGGCACTGGATGATCTGCCTGAAGATATTGACGTAC ATGAACATACTTACTCTTCCAATTATTCGTTGGAGAGCTCAATTTCATGGAGAGGTGATGGCAAATACTTTGCAACGTTAAGCAGGGTGAGTAATTCTCATCTCTCCCATAAGAAGCTTAAAATCTGGGAACGGGACTCAGGGGCACTCCATTCTGTTTCAGAGTCAAAGCCTTTCATGGGGTCAACTTTGGATTGGATGCCCAGTGGAGCCAAAATTGCTGCAGTTTATGACCGAAAGGAAGATAGAAAATGCCCATCTATAGTTTTCTTTGAGAGGAATGGATTAGAAAGAAGCTCATTTTGCCTCAATGTAGAAGTTGATGCTACTGTAGAATTTGTGAAGTGGAATTGTAACTCAGACCTTCTAGCTGCTGTGGTCAGAGGTGAAAAGTACGACTCTCTGAGGATCTGGTTCTTAAGTAACAATCACTGGTACTTAAAGCAAGAAATCAGGTACATGAAGGATGATAGAGTCAGATTCATGTGGGATCCGATAAAGCCTCAAGAGTTGATTTCTTGGACTGTTGGTGGGCTTATCACAACCTACAACTTTGTCTGGATTACAGCTGTCATGAATAACTCAGTGGCACTTGTAATTGATGACTCCAAGATACTAATAACCCCTCTTTCTTTATCTCTCATCCCACCACCTATGTACCTCTTTTGTTTGAATTTTCCCTCTGCCATTCAGAGTATGGCATTTTGCTCTAAAAGTTCTATACATAACCTCGCTGCATCCTTGTCAGATGGCAGATTATGTGTTGTAGAGCTTCCTGCAATTGAGTGTTGGGAGGAGCTAGAAGGTAAACAATTTGATGTTGAGGCTGCTTCTTTTGATTCAGGATATAAATATTTCATTCACCTTGCATGGTTGGATTCACATAAGCTTCTTGGTGTTAGCCATAGTCAAATTAGCAACTCAGCAATAAAAGAGTCCTCTAAGGATGAGCTTTCTATATATTGCCTCCAAGAAATTGAGCTTGCGTGTTCTGAAGATCGTATTCCTAGTTCAGTGACATGCTCTGGTTGGCATGCTAAAGTTTTGAATAGATTAACTCTTGAAGGTACAGTAATTGGTATAGTCCCCGACCAGGGAAATGGCTGCTCGGCGTATGTTCAGTTTAACGGTGGAAAAGTGTTTGAGTATGCTCTGAAGGTGGCTGATGTCAGAGGGCTTCATCGGAAACGTGATGATACGAGTTTTTCTTCATCTTGCCCCTGGATGGATCTTGTGCAAATTGGAGACTGTTTGTCGCAGAAAGCTTTGCTATTTGGTCTCGATGACAGTGGTAGTTTGCTCGTTGGTGAACGGACATTGTGCAACAATTGCAGCAGTTTTTCTTTCTACTCGAATTCTGCTGATCACACTGTCACCCATTTGATTCTTGCAACTAAGCAGGATTTACTGTTTATTATTGATATTAGTGATATCCTGAAAGGAGAACTGGAGGTTAAGTATGGGAACTTCCTGGCAGTTTTCAAGCACAAAAAAGGAGAAGATGAAAGAAACTATATTCAAATATGGGAAAGAGGTGCCAAAATTGTAGGTGTTCTTCACGGGGACGAATCTGCTATCATACTTCAAACAGTTCGAGGGAATCTTGAGTGCATCTACCCCAGAAAATTGGTCCTCGCTTCAATAATTAATGCTTTGATCCAGGAGCGCTACAAAGATGCATTGTTCATGGTAAGAAGGCACAGAATTGATTTCAATGTTATAATTGACCATTGTGGTTGGCAAAACTTTGTTCAGTCAGCTGCTGAGTTTGTCAAGCAGGTGAATAATCTAAGTTATATAACTGAATTTGTCTGTTCAATAAAGAATGAAAATATCATGGAGACACTGTACAAAAACTATAGATCCCTACCTCATGACAATGAAGCTAAAGTTGTAGAACATGGAGACCTCGAGAGTTCTCATGGCAATAGCAAGATCCATTCTGTCCTACTGGCCATAAGGAAGGCTCTGGAGGAGCATGTAGCGGAAAGTCCCGCTAGGGAACTCTGCATTCTGACCACTTTAGCTCGAAGTGACCCTCCAGCTCTTGAAAAAGCTTTAGAGAGAATAAAAATTATCCGAGAAAAGGAATTATCGGGTTCAGATGACCTGAGAAGGGAACTCTACCCTTCTGCTGAGGAAGCTTTAAAGCATCTTTTGTGGTTGTCAGACTCAGAGGCAGTTTTTGAAGCTGCGTTAGGACTTTATGATTTGAACCTTGCAGCTATCGTCGCCTTGAATTCGCAGAAGGATCCAAAAGAATTTCTTCCCTATCTACAAGAACTAGAAAACTTGCCAATAGTGTTGATGCAATACAATATAGACCTTAGATTGCAGAGGTTCGAGACTGCGCTTCAACACATTGTTTCTGCAGGAGATGCTTACTTTGAGGATTGTATAATCCTCATGAAGAAAAATCCCCAACTTTTCCCCTCGGGACTCCAATTAGTTACCGACTCTGTCAAGAGAAACCAAGTACTTGAAGCCTGGGGAGATCATCTTAGTTCCCGAAAATGCTTCGAGGATGCTGCTACAACTTATTTGTGTTGTTCTTGTTTGGATAAAGCTTTGAAGGCTTATCGTGAGTGTGGTAATTGGGGTGGGGTTCTGACGGTAGCTGGTCTCATTAAACTTGGGAAGGAGGAATTGTTGCAACTAGCACATGAGCTTTGTGAGGAACTCCAAGCACTTGGTAAACCAGGGGATGCTGCAAAAATAGCTTTGGATTATTGCGCAGATGTTAATGCTGGTACTTGTTTCTTGGTCAGTGCAAGGGAATGGGAAGAAGCTCTGaggactgcatttcttcacagGAGAGATGACTTGGTCCAGGAAGTAAGGACTGCATCACTTGAGTGTGCCAGCTCATTGGTTGGTGAATATGAGGAAGGGTTGGAGAAAGTGGGGAAGTACTTGGCTCGCTATTTAGCGGTTCGACAACGGAGATTATTACTTGCTGCCAAGCTACAGTCAGATGAGCGATCAATAAATGAACTTGATGATGATACTGCGTCTGAAACTAGTAGCAATTTCAGTGGAATGAGTGCATACACCTTGGG GACAAGAAAGGGATCAGCTGCATCTATCAAATCCAGTGCTAGTACAAAAGCGAGAGACATGAGACGTCAACGGAATAGAGGGAAAATACGTGCTGGCAG TCCTGGTGAGGAGATTGCTTTGGTAGAGCATTTAACGGGGATGTCTCTGACTACTGGAGCTAAGCGCGAGCTTAAATCTCTCTTGATATGCCTTGTGATGCTGGGAAAGGAAGATATTGCTAGGAAGTTGCAACATGTTGCTACAAATTTTCAACTG
- the LOC104095373 gene encoding elongator complex protein 1 isoform X3 gives MGSTLDWMPSGAKIAAVYDRKEDRKCPSIVFFERNGLERSSFCLNVEVDATVEFVKWNCNSDLLAAVVRGEKYDSLRIWFLSNNHWYLKQEIRYMKDDRVRFMWDPIKPQELISWTVGGLITTYNFVWITAVMNNSVALVIDDSKILITPLSLSLIPPPMYLFCLNFPSAIQSMAFCSKSSIHNLAASLSDGRLCVVELPAIECWEELEGKQFDVEAASFDSGYKYFIHLAWLDSHKLLGVSHSQISNSAIKESSKDELSIYCLQEIELACSEDRIPSSVTCSGWHAKVLNRLTLEGTVIGIVPDQGNGCSAYVQFNGGKVFEYALKVADVRGLHRKRDDTSFSSSCPWMDLVQIGDCLSQKALLFGLDDSGSLLVGERTLCNNCSSFSFYSNSADHTVTHLILATKQDLLFIIDISDILKGELEVKYGNFLAVFKHKKGEDERNYIQIWERGAKIVGVLHGDESAIILQTVRGNLECIYPRKLVLASIINALIQERYKDALFMVRRHRIDFNVIIDHCGWQNFVQSAAEFVKQVNNLSYITEFVCSIKNENIMETLYKNYRSLPHDNEAKVVEHGDLESSHGNSKIHSVLLAIRKALEEHVAESPARELCILTTLARSDPPALEKALERIKIIREKELSGSDDLRRELYPSAEEALKHLLWLSDSEAVFEAALGLYDLNLAAIVALNSQKDPKEFLPYLQELENLPIVLMQYNIDLRLQRFETALQHIVSAGDAYFEDCIILMKKNPQLFPSGLQLVTDSVKRNQVLEAWGDHLSSRKCFEDAATTYLCCSCLDKALKAYRECGNWGGVLTVAGLIKLGKEELLQLAHELCEELQALGKPGDAAKIALDYCADVNAGTCFLVSAREWEEALRTAFLHRRDDLVQEVRTASLECASSLVGEYEEGLEKVGKYLARYLAVRQRRLLLAAKLQSDERSINELDDDTASETSSNFSGMSAYTLGTRKGSAASIKSSASTKARDMRRQRNRGKIRAGSPGEEIALVEHLTGMSLTTGAKRELKSLLICLVMLGKEDIARKLQHVATNFQLSQMAAVKLADEAMSNDRINEHFYVLENYIPKIKEEMPHSELFSWQSKVLI, from the exons ATGGGGTCAACTTTGGATTGGATGCCCAGTGGAGCCAAAATTGCTGCAGTTTATGACCGAAAGGAAGATAGAAAATGCCCATCTATAGTTTTCTTTGAGAGGAATGGATTAGAAAGAAGCTCATTTTGCCTCAATGTAGAAGTTGATGCTACTGTAGAATTTGTGAAGTGGAATTGTAACTCAGACCTTCTAGCTGCTGTGGTCAGAGGTGAAAAGTACGACTCTCTGAGGATCTGGTTCTTAAGTAACAATCACTGGTACTTAAAGCAAGAAATCAGGTACATGAAGGATGATAGAGTCAGATTCATGTGGGATCCGATAAAGCCTCAAGAGTTGATTTCTTGGACTGTTGGTGGGCTTATCACAACCTACAACTTTGTCTGGATTACAGCTGTCATGAATAACTCAGTGGCACTTGTAATTGATGACTCCAAGATACTAATAACCCCTCTTTCTTTATCTCTCATCCCACCACCTATGTACCTCTTTTGTTTGAATTTTCCCTCTGCCATTCAGAGTATGGCATTTTGCTCTAAAAGTTCTATACATAACCTCGCTGCATCCTTGTCAGATGGCAGATTATGTGTTGTAGAGCTTCCTGCAATTGAGTGTTGGGAGGAGCTAGAAGGTAAACAATTTGATGTTGAGGCTGCTTCTTTTGATTCAGGATATAAATATTTCATTCACCTTGCATGGTTGGATTCACATAAGCTTCTTGGTGTTAGCCATAGTCAAATTAGCAACTCAGCAATAAAAGAGTCCTCTAAGGATGAGCTTTCTATATATTGCCTCCAAGAAATTGAGCTTGCGTGTTCTGAAGATCGTATTCCTAGTTCAGTGACATGCTCTGGTTGGCATGCTAAAGTTTTGAATAGATTAACTCTTGAAGGTACAGTAATTGGTATAGTCCCCGACCAGGGAAATGGCTGCTCGGCGTATGTTCAGTTTAACGGTGGAAAAGTGTTTGAGTATGCTCTGAAGGTGGCTGATGTCAGAGGGCTTCATCGGAAACGTGATGATACGAGTTTTTCTTCATCTTGCCCCTGGATGGATCTTGTGCAAATTGGAGACTGTTTGTCGCAGAAAGCTTTGCTATTTGGTCTCGATGACAGTGGTAGTTTGCTCGTTGGTGAACGGACATTGTGCAACAATTGCAGCAGTTTTTCTTTCTACTCGAATTCTGCTGATCACACTGTCACCCATTTGATTCTTGCAACTAAGCAGGATTTACTGTTTATTATTGATATTAGTGATATCCTGAAAGGAGAACTGGAGGTTAAGTATGGGAACTTCCTGGCAGTTTTCAAGCACAAAAAAGGAGAAGATGAAAGAAACTATATTCAAATATGGGAAAGAGGTGCCAAAATTGTAGGTGTTCTTCACGGGGACGAATCTGCTATCATACTTCAAACAGTTCGAGGGAATCTTGAGTGCATCTACCCCAGAAAATTGGTCCTCGCTTCAATAATTAATGCTTTGATCCAGGAGCGCTACAAAGATGCATTGTTCATGGTAAGAAGGCACAGAATTGATTTCAATGTTATAATTGACCATTGTGGTTGGCAAAACTTTGTTCAGTCAGCTGCTGAGTTTGTCAAGCAGGTGAATAATCTAAGTTATATAACTGAATTTGTCTGTTCAATAAAGAATGAAAATATCATGGAGACACTGTACAAAAACTATAGATCCCTACCTCATGACAATGAAGCTAAAGTTGTAGAACATGGAGACCTCGAGAGTTCTCATGGCAATAGCAAGATCCATTCTGTCCTACTGGCCATAAGGAAGGCTCTGGAGGAGCATGTAGCGGAAAGTCCCGCTAGGGAACTCTGCATTCTGACCACTTTAGCTCGAAGTGACCCTCCAGCTCTTGAAAAAGCTTTAGAGAGAATAAAAATTATCCGAGAAAAGGAATTATCGGGTTCAGATGACCTGAGAAGGGAACTCTACCCTTCTGCTGAGGAAGCTTTAAAGCATCTTTTGTGGTTGTCAGACTCAGAGGCAGTTTTTGAAGCTGCGTTAGGACTTTATGATTTGAACCTTGCAGCTATCGTCGCCTTGAATTCGCAGAAGGATCCAAAAGAATTTCTTCCCTATCTACAAGAACTAGAAAACTTGCCAATAGTGTTGATGCAATACAATATAGACCTTAGATTGCAGAGGTTCGAGACTGCGCTTCAACACATTGTTTCTGCAGGAGATGCTTACTTTGAGGATTGTATAATCCTCATGAAGAAAAATCCCCAACTTTTCCCCTCGGGACTCCAATTAGTTACCGACTCTGTCAAGAGAAACCAAGTACTTGAAGCCTGGGGAGATCATCTTAGTTCCCGAAAATGCTTCGAGGATGCTGCTACAACTTATTTGTGTTGTTCTTGTTTGGATAAAGCTTTGAAGGCTTATCGTGAGTGTGGTAATTGGGGTGGGGTTCTGACGGTAGCTGGTCTCATTAAACTTGGGAAGGAGGAATTGTTGCAACTAGCACATGAGCTTTGTGAGGAACTCCAAGCACTTGGTAAACCAGGGGATGCTGCAAAAATAGCTTTGGATTATTGCGCAGATGTTAATGCTGGTACTTGTTTCTTGGTCAGTGCAAGGGAATGGGAAGAAGCTCTGaggactgcatttcttcacagGAGAGATGACTTGGTCCAGGAAGTAAGGACTGCATCACTTGAGTGTGCCAGCTCATTGGTTGGTGAATATGAGGAAGGGTTGGAGAAAGTGGGGAAGTACTTGGCTCGCTATTTAGCGGTTCGACAACGGAGATTATTACTTGCTGCCAAGCTACAGTCAGATGAGCGATCAATAAATGAACTTGATGATGATACTGCGTCTGAAACTAGTAGCAATTTCAGTGGAATGAGTGCATACACCTTGGG GACAAGAAAGGGATCAGCTGCATCTATCAAATCCAGTGCTAGTACAAAAGCGAGAGACATGAGACGTCAACGGAATAGAGGGAAAATACGTGCTGGCAG TCCTGGTGAGGAGATTGCTTTGGTAGAGCATTTAACGGGGATGTCTCTGACTACTGGAGCTAAGCGCGAGCTTAAATCTCTCTTGATATGCCTTGTGATGCTGGGAAAGGAAGATATTGCTAGGAAGTTGCAACATGTTGCTACAAATTTTCAACTG